The genomic DNA TTGCCGTGTTTGGCCACCGGAATGCCCATCCCGGCCACGACAAAACTGGCACAGGTCGAAATATTATAGGTTCCGGATGAATCACCTCCCGTTCCAACCAGATCGACGGCGTCGGCCGGCGCCTGCACGCGCACCATTTTGGAGCGCATCACTTTGACCGCACCTGAAATCTCGTCAATGGTTTCGCCGCGCACCCGCAAGCCCATCAGCAGAGCACCGATCTGGACCGGTGTGGCATCGCCGGACATGATAATGTCGAAGGTCTGCTCGGCGGTTTCCTGATCAAGGGCATCGCCGCTCGCCACCCGGGCCAGCGTAGCTTTCATATCAAACATGTTCTACTCATCCGCACTGTCGGCAAGTCCTGAAGGTCCGCGTTGTCAGAGCTGCGCTCCCAGTTAACATCCTGCCTGTTCTGCCTGCTTGCCATATAATGACAGCAATTTCCACCAAAACAGCAGCCTCGTTCGGGGCCTGATCATGCGCCGATGCTGTGCACCGACGACTGCCTCCGCCAAGCGCCGGAAGTCCTCGCCGACCGTTTCTCCCCAGGCATAGAAACAGCCTGATAATCATGGAGTAACCTGGATGTTAAAGCTGTAGGACAGTGGGGAAAAATCGGACAAACCGCAGTTATAGATTGAAAAAATCGGGGGATCTAAGGTCAAACCAAACAAACTCGCCAAACAAGGATCAATGCTATAGTTTAAATTCAAGGATGGACGGTCTAACCGAATAAAAAGGATGATCGCGTGGGGGCAAGGGAGCTTCGCCAATATCTGCAACTGAGCGTGCGCAAGCTGAAAGCCTGCACCACGATGAAGGAATTGCGCGCCACATTTGGCAATGCGATATCCCCGATAGGCCTGCAACAATTCGCCTATACAAAGATTTCCGGCAACGTCATTTTGTTCGATCAGTCTATCCATACTTATGCTGCTGACTGGATAGACATCTATGTGCGCAAAGATTTCGCGCGAATTGACCCGGTACTGGAACTGGCACAGAGCGAAGCAGACCCGTTTTACTGGTCAGCGGAGCAATTTACCGGCAAGCCCGGACTGGTGGAATATTTCAGACAGGCCAATGGCTACGGACTATCCTGGGGTGTCGCGACCCGGTTGAAAACCTCGTCCAAAACAGTGGGGATACTTCTAACCTGTTCGGCATCCAGCACCTCGCATCGCCCGCAGGACATGTCGATAGAACAGCTGACCGCCTGCTGCCGGGTGCTGTCAGAAACCTTTCATCAGTCTGCTCTCGTGATGACGACCACAGACAGAATCGTTCTGCGGCCGCGCGAACAGGAAGTGCTCGAGCTCAGTGCGCTTGGAATGTCGGGAACTGAAATCGCGCTGATTATCGGCGTTTCCCCGATTTATGTGGCGGAAATTTCGCGTAACCTCATCCAGAAATTCGGTGTCAGGAATAAGCTTGCGGCGCTGTGGCGAGCACGCGAACTCGATTTGATCGGAAACTAAAACACCCTCAAAAATATCGATTTCACCAGGAAGCCGATAGTAATCGCGGGTCTGGACAACAGGCTGCTTCCCAAGTTGCCATTAATTCATTGGCAACATTGACGGAGATGTCGTAAATTGAACGAGTCATCGGGGTTTTGCGACGTTTTTCAAAGGATTGCGTGTAAGAAAATACAACACCCTTATAATTAAGGGTTGATTAATCATTTAAATGTGGCTAAAGCTGCAACCACAGGCAGAAATTGTGGGAAGGTGACGATGTTATCTATGGAAAAACCAGCCTCTTCAAAAGTTGTCATGCACAATGCACGCTCGGCGCTTGATGCGGATCTTCATGTCGGTCGCAAAGTGCGCAAGGCGCGCAAGGCGATGGAAATGAGTCAGACAGAACTGGGTGATCAGCTCGGCGTGAGCTTTCAGCAGATACAGAAATATGAAAAGGGCAGCAATCGGATTGGCTCTGGGCGCCTCTGGGAGATGTCCCGTGTTCTGCAGGTGCCGATCGACTATTTCTTTGACGGGATTGATGAATCCGTATCGTCAGAAAAAACCGTGCCCTGGTGGCTGCTGAATCTGGCAAAGCAGATCGAGTCCATCAAGGATGAAAAATTGCAAAAGCAGATCATCAGTCTGATCGAGGCTTGCTCGGAACAAGACTGATCATCCTGGATGCCCCTTGAAGTCTGAAATCCTGGCAATCGCCCCTTTGATTCCATCGGACTTGATGCCCCAAAATCTTGTGAACCAAAGCTGAAGCCTCTCTGCAAATCTGCAGTCAGGCGGCGGCCTGTGGCCGGTTCACCTTATTGAAATCACGCGCGATTTCAATAAAGTTGCGCATGATCGTGTCGCCATGTTCCGAAGCGATACTCTCCGGGTGGAATTGCACTCCGTGAACCGGATGTGATGTGTGCGACAATCCCATCAGACTGCCATCGTCGGTTTTGGCCGTGATCTGCAAAGTCTCGGGGAGTGAGGCATCCTCGACGACCAGCGAATGGTACCGGGTGGCCCTGAACGGCGAGGGCACTTTCCTGAACATTGCAGTACCATCGTGAACGATGTCACTCATCTTGCCATGCATGAGACGGTTGGCGCGAATGACGTTTCCGCCATAGGCCTGACCAATGGCCTGCATGCCAAGACAGACACCAAAGATCGGCATCTGTCCTGCTGCTGCTGTGATGATGTCGAGGCAGATGCCGGCTTCATTCGGCGTGCAGGGCCCGGGCGAGAGAATAATACCTTCCGGGTTCAGCGCCAGGGTATCTTCGACGCGGATTTTATCATTACGCACCACCTCCAGCTTGACGCCCAATTGTCCGATCAGATGCACCAGATTGTAGGTAAAGCTGTCGTAATTATCGATCACTAGGAACATTGCGGGACCCCAAAGCCTGCCGATTGCGGGTTACGGCGGTACATTATTGACCGCGCGCTGTGCTGGAGGCAAATCGCACGGCTTCTTCCGCCGCGCGAAACAGGGCTTTTGCTTTGCTGATACATTCCTGCTGTTCCATTTCCGGAATGGAATCGGCGACAATGCCGGCACCGGCCTGGACATACATCTTTCCGTCCTTCACCACAGATGTGCGCAAAACGATGCAGGTATCCATATTGCCATCGGCGGTAAAATAACCGACGGCTCCCCCATAGGGGCCGCGTTTGTCGCGCTCCAATTCATCAATGATCTGCATCGCCCGCACTTTCGGAGCGCCGGACACAGTACCTGCAGGAAAGCCGGCAGACAGGGCGTCAATGGCGTCAAACTCGTCGGACAGTTCTCCCACCACATTGGAGACGATGTGCATGACCTGGCTGTAATATTCCAGAAAGAATTGATCGGTGACTTCAACCGTGCCGATTTTCGACACCCGGCCCACATCATTGCGGCCAAGATCAAGCAGCATCAGATGTTCGGCCAGTTCTTTCGGATCAGACAATAGCTCCCTGGCAAAGGCAGCGTCCTTCTCCGGCGTGTCGCCGCGCGGCCTTGTACCGGCAATCGGACGGATCGTGACTTCACCATCGCGCGCCCGCACCAGAATTTCCGGACTTGAGCCGACAATGGCAAAATCACCGAATTTGAGGAAATACAGAAACGGTGCCGGATTGACGCGCCGCAGCGCGCGATAGAGGGCAAATGGCGGAAGCGTGAATTCGGTTTCAAAGCGTTGCGACAGAACCACCTGAAAAATATCGCCGGCGGAAATATATTCCTTGGCTTTGCGGACCATCGCGTAATAGTCGTCAGGCGTTGTATTGGACTGCATGTTGATCGTCAGATCCACCCCGTCCGCATCTAATCCGCGTTCCAGTGGCGCATCAAGGCGGTCCATGACCCGTGTCAGACGGTCAACCGCACGTGAATAGGCGGTTTCCGCAGTGACATGCTGGTCGGGGCGAAGCGGTGTGATCAGAGTGATCTCATCCTTGATATTGTCAAAAATGACGATCATCTGCGGACGGATCAGCAATGTGTCGCTGAGCCCCAGCGGATCAGGGCCCGACTCGGCAAGATTTTCCATCAGCCGCACATTGTCATAGCCCAGATAACCGAACATTCCGGCCGCCATCGGCGGCAGTGCCTCCGGCAGGTCAATCTTGGAGCTTTCCAGCACATCACGCAGCGCCTGCAGCGATGGTTTGTCGAGACGGGACATTGTATCTTTGGCCAGGTCCTCGGCACTTCCCGACCAGGCCGTGTCGGCGACAGTCTTGAAAACCAGATCCGGGTCCATTCCAATGATCGAATAACGGCCGCGAACGGCTCCGCCTTCAACCGATTCCAGCAGGAAGCAATGTTCTTCGCTGCGCGACAGTTTCAGCATCGCTGATACGGGAGTTTCCAGATCGGCCACAAGCGTGGTCCATACCACTTGTGGCGCGCCCTTTGCATAGCTCGCAAGCACGGCATCTTGTGGCGGCTCAATCAACATATCAAATGATTCAATGTAACCATGAAACGCTCTAGCGCCGTTGATCCGCGTTTCCAGCCAGCATCTGGTTCAGCAATGCCTGATTCAGCGACACTCCCAGATTGGTCTGCAACTCGGCGACATATTGTGTCAGCAACTCATTTTCGATCGCCGGAGCAACCGCCTCGGCAATCTGGAGTGCCGTCTGCTCTTCGCTGAAATACGCCGGCACTGTTACATCGGTAACCTGAAACACCAGACGCTGCGTCGGGTCTGCCGGGGTCAAGAAGCCGAAACTGTCAGCCTTCGCTTCGAAAATAGTTGCAATATTGGTTGCAGCCAATCCGTCCTTGCCTTCCAGCCGTGTGATGCCTTCCAGGGCAGTGATCGGCTTGTTGCGTGCCTCGGCCAGCGCGGTGAAGCTGATATCGGACTTCAGATTGCCTGCCAGGCTTGAGGCCAGAGCATCAAGCGCCTTTGCTGTCTCGTCGCGGATCCAGTCCTGTTGAACCCTGTCGCTGACTTCCTCAAGCGTGCGCTCGCGCTCGGGCGTTACGCCGGTGACTTCGTACCAGACAAATTCATTGTCACCTTCCAGAGGCGGGTTTTCAATTCCGATATCGCTCGCATAGATGCCGCTTGTCAGGTCCTCGCTGAGCGGCAGATCGGAAATAACTGCATCCGTCTCATCAAGCCCGGTTTCGCTGACGGCTGCGACTTGTCGCAAGTTCAAGCTGTTCGCTGTGGCCACCTCTGCAAGCGATGCACCTCCGGCGATGCTGTCTTCGACCGCATCTCGCACAGTGAATATCTGGTCGATGGCTTCGTCACGGGCAATTTCCTGTTTGATATCACCGGCGACGTCCTCGAACGGCCGGGTCGAGGCAAGCTGTATAGCCGTGACCCGCGCCAGAACCGGGCCGAAGCGGCCTTCGATAACATCGCTGACCGAGCCTTCCGCCATGGAAAACACCGCATCCGCAACCGATTGGTCAATAATGTCTTCCCGCGCCACAAGGCCAAGATCAATGTCTCCCGGCACAACGCCGCGCTGGTCCAGCAGTGTTTCCCACTCTGTGCCCTCGTCCAGTTTGGCTTTGGCGGCGTCAGCTTCTTCCTTATCCGCGAAAACCAGTTGCTCGACACGCCGCTTTTCAGGTTCGGAAAACCGGTCCTTGCGTTCATCGTAAATGCGCCTTGCATCATCATCGGAAACTGCCGCCGCATCCATAATGTCGTCGAGGGTCAGATGGATCAATGAGACAGAGCGGTATTCCGGTGCCCGGTAGCGCGCTTTATTGTCATCAAAATAGCTTGTCAGGTTCTGCTCGCTTGGCGTCGGGATTTCCTGCAGATCGCTGGAATCCAGAGCAATGGACCGAATAGTGCGGGATTCATTGCGAAAAATATGAATGGCTTTCAACAGCGTTTCCGGCACTTTCGCTCCACCAGACACACCTTCGGCGATCTGCCGGCGCTCCGAAAAGGCCCGTTGATCAGCGACGAACTGATTTTCAGTCATACTATTTGATTGCAGGATTTGCTGCAAAAAGGAGCGGTCAAATCGGCCATCCGGGCCTGTGAACGCAGGGTTTTCAGTAATGTCATCGCGCAGTCGCTCATCGGATACGCCAAGATTGAGTTTCGTAGATACATCGTCGAGCGCCGCTTCGGTCACAAGTTGCGAGATCACCTGGTTAGGGATGCCGAAAGCCACCGCCTGAGACCGGCTTATCGGCTGCTGGATCTGGCGTTGCAGACGGGATATCTCGATTGACAGGGCGCGGTCGAAACGCTCTGCGCTGACTGTGGTCTCCCCGACGGTCGCAATTGTGGTGCGGTTGATGCCGCCGATGAAGTCGTTGACACCCCAGACAGCGAAGCTGAGCACCAACAGGCCGATCAGAACCTTGGCCACCCAGGTGCTGGCCGATTTACGCAATGCGTTGAGCATGGTTTCCCCTGATTATTTTTGAGCCGGACCGGCTATTGTGCCGGGTGCGGAATAGATGTGCCGTGTGATAGTCAATTTGTGGAAACAAGGAAAGCCAATTTTCGGGCAGTACCTTAACCTGGCCGGATGAGCAGGCAACAAGCTTGATGCTGGTCTTTCTGATCGCGCTTTGATATCCAGCGCCTAAGAGTAAATGCGGAGAGATTTCATGAGCACACTGAAGCCACTGATTGCGGGCAACTGGAAAATGAACGGTCTGCGTGCCGATATGGCTGAGTTCGCGGCAATGGCCCAAGGGCTGACTGCCGAGTTGTCCAACGCTGCTGACGCCATGATCTGCCCGCCTTTTACGCTGATTGCCGCTTTCGCCAACCATCCTGATCGTCGAGCAATGGCAGTGGGCGCACAGGACTGCCACACCGCAGGCTCCGGCGCGCATACGGGCGATATTTCCGCCGCGATGCTCGCCGATTGCGGTGCCAGCGCGATCATTGTCGGTCATTCCGAGCGCCGTCAGGATCACGGCGAGAGCGACGCGCTGGTGGCGGACAAGGCCAAAGCGGCCTGGGATGCCGGCCTGACAGCCATCATCTGTGTCGGTGAAACGGAATCGCAACGCCGTGGCGGCACGACCCTTGCTGTGGTGGAACAGCAATTGGCCGGCTCGGTGCCCGAGGGAGCAACCGCGCAAAACACTGTCATCGCCTATGAGCCTGTCTGGGCGATTGGCACCGGTCTCACTCCGGGTACAAAGGATGTGGCCGAGGTCCATGCATTCATCCGCAGCTTTCTGACACAGCGCCTGGATGCAGAAGGCAAGGCCATGCGGCTGCTCTATGGCGGCTCTGTGAAGCCCGGAAATGCCGCGGAACTTCTGGCGGTTGCCGATGTCAACGGCGCATTGGTTGGTGGCGCAAGTCTGAAAGCGGTGGATTTTCTGGGAATTATTCAGGCCGTGGCCTGAATTGTAAGACGCGGCATTTCGACCGGGCGGTTACACAACAAAAAGGGCTGCACATGGCAGCCCTTTCCGGTGTCTTGCTGAAATTCAAACAGAAGCTCTGATCAGCCTGCTGCTGCAGCCTGGCGCTGGCCGGAGCGACCGCGCGATCTGGCAGCCGGGCGGCGGGTGGAATTGGGCCTGCTGCGCTGTTGCCGGTGCGGCTTGTTCGGCCGGCCGGCCTTGCGTTCGCTGACAGGTTCAACGCTCATGTCAACCGCAGCCACGCCCTCAGGTGCGGCAATCACCGGAATCTCCCGCTGAATAAGACGTTCCACAGCCCGCAGCAGCTTGCGCTCTTCGGGAGCACAGAGCGCAATCGCCTGGCCGGCGGCGCCGGCCCGGGCCGTCCTCCCGATACGGTGCACATAGACTTCTGCGACTTCCGGAAGATCGAAATTCACAATAAGATTAACACCCGGAACATCAATGCCGCGCGCTGCAATATCTGTTGCAATCAGAACCGGCAGCGATCCATTGCGAAAAGCGGCAAGCGCCTTTTCACGCTGGTTCTGCGACTTGTTGCCATGGATAGCGGCCGCGTTGATACCATCGGCGATCAGGCGTTTTGCAACCTTGTCGGCACCTCGTTTTGTGCGGGTAAAGACAATCGTCTGTTCGCGCACCCGCTGCTTCAGCATTTTGCTGGTGACAAACATTTTTGAAGGTTGCTGGACATGCATCACACTTTGGTCGATGCGGTCTGCAGTGGTGGCAACCGGGGTCACCGAAATTTCTGCCGGATCTTTCAGGTGTTGTCTGGTCAGATTTCTGATTTCTTTTGGCATGGTTGCGGAAAACAGCAGCATCTGGCGCTCTTTGGGCACCATCGCGATGACTTTCCGGATTGCGGGCAGAAATCCGATGTCAAGCATCTGATCGGCTTCATCAAGAACCAGTGTTTCCACACGTTTCAGATCAAGTGCTTTCTGCTCGATCAGATCAAGCAGCCGGCCAGGTGTGGCGACGAGAATATCAACGCCCTGTGCCAACTTCTGCCGTTGCGGGCGCATCGAAACGCCGCCCATGACTGTGGCACTTTTGAGTGGCAGTTTTGCGCCGTAGCTGCGCACGGCTTTCTCAATCTGCGAAGCCAGTTCACGGGTTGGAGACAGCACCAGCACCCGCACACTGTTGGGCTTGACGGGTATTCTGTTGTTCATCAGCCGATGCAGCAAGGGCAGGGTGAAGGCGGCTGTCTTGCCGGTGCCGGTCTGGGCAATTCCGACGACGTCGCGGCCTTTCAGGATTTCGGGAATGGCTTGCGCCTGGATAGGGGTTGGTGTCGCGTAGCCTTGTAAGGCAAGCGCGTCCAGAATCGGCCGGTCAAGGCCGAGGGATTCAAATGTCACGTAAACTCTTTCGGTTGGCCCCGGGAGCCGCATGATGCGGATCTGTGTGGCGCATGGACTAGGTCAAGATGTCCCAGTCTGCGCGAGCGCTGATGCGCTCCTACCTCAGGGACTATTGGGGGTTGTCGGGGTAGACGCTGAAATAGCGAATGTCCGGCAAAAAGCCAGAATGGCCCCGTTCCAATGACGCGCTTATGCCCACAGGAGTGTGGCCAAGTCAAGGCTTTGTTGCACTGCATCGTGAAGTTCAGCAGTTCACCTTGCAAGTTGCGCAGATGATCCCCAACTGCAACAAGCGCATTTCAACACTGGTATCTGCGGCGCGGATCGTGTAGAAGCGCGCGCAACAATCACTTCGTGACACAGGTTACAAATGTCCTCGGTTATTATCGTTATTCATCTGATGGTCGTGCTTGCGCTCATTGCTGTTATTCTTCTACAGCGCTCGGAAGGCGGCGCCCTTGGAATTGGCGGCGGCGGCGGCGGTGGCAATTTCATGACTGGCCGCGGTGCTGCCAATGCGCTCAGCCGTGCCACCACCTTTCTGGCAATTGGTTTTTTTGCCACTTCGATTGCTTTGTCGATCATTGCAAATAATGAAGGTCAATCCGGATCGATACTCGATAACGTACCCGGTTCTGAGCAATTGGATGGCAGCGGCAACGGTATTCTGGATGCTCTGCCAGGCAGTCTCCCGGAAACGCCCGCCGAGCCGGCAGCGCCAAGCGCACCCGTATCTGAATAGACTGACAACAATAATCCTCTGGAAAACGCCCGCAACTTCGACGGGCGTTTTCTTTTGGCTTCCCGAATCGATGTGACAGGCGTAAAGCTTAAATCCCATGGCGCGATATATTTTCATAACCGGCGGCGTGGTCTCCTCCCTTGGTAAAGGTTTAGGTTCCGCAGCTCTTGGTGCCTTGTTGCAGGCCCGTGGCTTTAAAGTGCGGCTGCGCAAGCTCGATCCCTATCTCAACGTCGATCCGGGCACGATGAGCCCCTACCAGCATGGTGAGGTGTTCGTGACCGATGATGGCGCGGAAACCGATCTTGACCTTGGCCATTATGAGCGCTTCACACAGCGCCCGGGCAACCGGCAGGACAACATAACCACCGGCC from Pararhizobium sp. IMCC3301 includes the following:
- a CDS encoding autoinducer binding domain-containing protein; the protein is MGARELRQYLQLSVRKLKACTTMKELRATFGNAISPIGLQQFAYTKISGNVILFDQSIHTYAADWIDIYVRKDFARIDPVLELAQSEADPFYWSAEQFTGKPGLVEYFRQANGYGLSWGVATRLKTSSKTVGILLTCSASSTSHRPQDMSIEQLTACCRVLSETFHQSALVMTTTDRIVLRPREQEVLELSALGMSGTEIALIIGVSPIYVAEISRNLIQKFGVRNKLAALWRARELDLIGN
- a CDS encoding helix-turn-helix domain-containing protein, translated to MEKPASSKVVMHNARSALDADLHVGRKVRKARKAMEMSQTELGDQLGVSFQQIQKYEKGSNRIGSGRLWEMSRVLQVPIDYFFDGIDESVSSEKTVPWWLLNLAKQIESIKDEKLQKQIISLIEACSEQD
- a CDS encoding aminodeoxychorismate/anthranilate synthase component II — encoded protein: MFLVIDNYDSFTYNLVHLIGQLGVKLEVVRNDKIRVEDTLALNPEGIILSPGPCTPNEAGICLDIITAAAGQMPIFGVCLGMQAIGQAYGGNVIRANRLMHGKMSDIVHDGTAMFRKVPSPFRATRYHSLVVEDASLPETLQITAKTDDGSLMGLSHTSHPVHGVQFHPESIASEHGDTIMRNFIEIARDFNKVNRPQAAA
- the trpE gene encoding anthranilate synthase component I, which produces MLIEPPQDAVLASYAKGAPQVVWTTLVADLETPVSAMLKLSRSEEHCFLLESVEGGAVRGRYSIIGMDPDLVFKTVADTAWSGSAEDLAKDTMSRLDKPSLQALRDVLESSKIDLPEALPPMAAGMFGYLGYDNVRLMENLAESGPDPLGLSDTLLIRPQMIVIFDNIKDEITLITPLRPDQHVTAETAYSRAVDRLTRVMDRLDAPLERGLDADGVDLTINMQSNTTPDDYYAMVRKAKEYISAGDIFQVVLSQRFETEFTLPPFALYRALRRVNPAPFLYFLKFGDFAIVGSSPEILVRARDGEVTIRPIAGTRPRGDTPEKDAAFARELLSDPKELAEHLMLLDLGRNDVGRVSKIGTVEVTDQFFLEYYSQVMHIVSNVVGELSDEFDAIDALSAGFPAGTVSGAPKVRAMQIIDELERDKRGPYGGAVGYFTADGNMDTCIVLRTSVVKDGKMYVQAGAGIVADSIPEMEQQECISKAKALFRAAEEAVRFASSTARGQ
- a CDS encoding SurA N-terminal domain-containing protein, which produces MLNALRKSASTWVAKVLIGLLVLSFAVWGVNDFIGGINRTTIATVGETTVSAERFDRALSIEISRLQRQIQQPISRSQAVAFGIPNQVISQLVTEAALDDVSTKLNLGVSDERLRDDITENPAFTGPDGRFDRSFLQQILQSNSMTENQFVADQRAFSERRQIAEGVSGGAKVPETLLKAIHIFRNESRTIRSIALDSSDLQEIPTPSEQNLTSYFDDNKARYRAPEYRSVSLIHLTLDDIMDAAAVSDDDARRIYDERKDRFSEPEKRRVEQLVFADKEEADAAKAKLDEGTEWETLLDQRGVVPGDIDLGLVAREDIIDQSVADAVFSMAEGSVSDVIEGRFGPVLARVTAIQLASTRPFEDVAGDIKQEIARDEAIDQIFTVRDAVEDSIAGGASLAEVATANSLNLRQVAAVSETGLDETDAVISDLPLSEDLTSGIYASDIGIENPPLEGDNEFVWYEVTGVTPERERTLEEVSDRVQQDWIRDETAKALDALASSLAGNLKSDISFTALAEARNKPITALEGITRLEGKDGLAATNIATIFEAKADSFGFLTPADPTQRLVFQVTDVTVPAYFSEEQTALQIAEAVAPAIENELLTQYVAELQTNLGVSLNQALLNQMLAGNADQRR
- the tpiA gene encoding triose-phosphate isomerase encodes the protein MSTLKPLIAGNWKMNGLRADMAEFAAMAQGLTAELSNAADAMICPPFTLIAAFANHPDRRAMAVGAQDCHTAGSGAHTGDISAAMLADCGASAIIVGHSERRQDHGESDALVADKAKAAWDAGLTAIICVGETESQRRGGTTLAVVEQQLAGSVPEGATAQNTVIAYEPVWAIGTGLTPGTKDVAEVHAFIRSFLTQRLDAEGKAMRLLYGGSVKPGNAAELLAVADVNGALVGGASLKAVDFLGIIQAVA
- a CDS encoding DEAD/DEAH box helicase, translating into MTFESLGLDRPILDALALQGYATPTPIQAQAIPEILKGRDVVGIAQTGTGKTAAFTLPLLHRLMNNRIPVKPNSVRVLVLSPTRELASQIEKAVRSYGAKLPLKSATVMGGVSMRPQRQKLAQGVDILVATPGRLLDLIEQKALDLKRVETLVLDEADQMLDIGFLPAIRKVIAMVPKERQMLLFSATMPKEIRNLTRQHLKDPAEISVTPVATTADRIDQSVMHVQQPSKMFVTSKMLKQRVREQTIVFTRTKRGADKVAKRLIADGINAAAIHGNKSQNQREKALAAFRNGSLPVLIATDIAARGIDVPGVNLIVNFDLPEVAEVYVHRIGRTARAGAAGQAIALCAPEERKLLRAVERLIQREIPVIAAPEGVAAVDMSVEPVSERKAGRPNKPHRQQRSRPNSTRRPAARSRGRSGQRQAAAAG
- the secG gene encoding preprotein translocase subunit SecG, with translation MSSVIIVIHLMVVLALIAVILLQRSEGGALGIGGGGGGGNFMTGRGAANALSRATTFLAIGFFATSIALSIIANNEGQSGSILDNVPGSEQLDGSGNGILDALPGSLPETPAEPAAPSAPVSE